GTAGGTCAATGCGATCTCCATGCGCTTTTCGCGCGGGAGATCGACGCCCATCAAACGTGCCACTGTCGTGACGTCCTTTTCTGTTGCGGAGGTCTGCTCCCTGTCCGTCCCCGCGTGTGGGGCCCCGGCCTCCGTACCGGGGGTAGGTGGGCACCCGCCCTTTCGAGCTCGTCGGTACCCACTGGATCTGGGAGGACTTCTTCTGCCAATCCGAACTGCGTTCGGTGCTTGGCTGGTGCGCGACCGGGGTCACCCCCGGCAGAGGCTCAGCCCTGACGCTGCTTGTGACGCAGGTTGTCGCAGATCACCATGACTCGCCCGTGACGGCGGATCACCTTGCACTTCTCGCAGATCTTCTTGACGCTCGGCTGAACCTTCACGTCCGTCCAATCTGTGTTGTGGTTCACAGGGTGTGAACACAGTTTTTCCCCAGCCGTCCGACTGGGGAAGCTTCATGCGGGGCGAACCCCGTGCCCGCCGACCGGGACCGACCAGGCCCCCGGCGGGAAGATTCACTTGTAGCGGTAGACGATGCGCCCGCGGGACAGGTCGTAGGGTGACAGCTCCACGACCACGCGGTCCTCGGGGAGGATACGGATGTAGTGCTGCCGCATCTTCCCGCTGATGTGTGCGAGAACCTTGTGACCGTTCTCCAGCTCGATCCGGAACATCGCATTGGGCAGCGGCTCGATAACTCGACCCTCGACCTCGATGGCCCCGTCTTTCTTCGCCATATCCTCCGCGATCCCTTAGGCTGAACCCGCTTGGTTGCAGCTGTATCGGCCAGCAGTCTCTCCACCGGCGACCGCACACGAGAGCATGCGCGAACCAGCAGGTAGATGCACCGCCGATCAATCTTACCTGGCATTCTACCGAGCGACCAAATAACCCCGCCGCTCGCCCATGGCGAAACCCGGCCCCCTGACCGGAGCACGCCGAACAGTCGAAGTCTACTCCGCGACCTGCCCGCCAGGAGGCCGTTCGGCGCACTCACCGTCCGAGTGACCGCCGTCACGGACCGGCACCGGCCCCACCGCGACATTCGGCGGACGCCCCGACGCCGGGGCCGATCACCTCTCGCCGCCGAGATCAGCGGCGGTATACCGATACCGGCCGAGCCGTCCCCGCAACCGATCCCGGGCCACCGCAAATCCGTCGCTATCCAAAGCGGCTCGCGTGGTGCGCAATACGGCGGACATGGCAGGATCGGGACCGCGAACAGTCCGGCACACGACGGGTCGCCTTCGCGGTGGCTCGCGTAAACTACGGCTGTCAGTTTGTGTAGGCAAGGAGATCCCAGGGGGACCCGGTGAAGGAGCGCAGCGAGCGATCGAGCGACGCGGCGTCACCCGACCCGGGCACCGCGAACGCCAGTGAGGCACGATCGTGAGCCGCCCCAACGACGGTCTGCCCATGTTGCCGCCGTGGCTGTCGGAGAACGACGTCACCGAGAGCGGTTACGAGGCCCCGGTCCAGAATCTGCCGCACGAGGAACTCATCCCGGAGAAGCCGTCCGGGCGACGGCGATTCGGGCGCAAATCCGATCCCGAACGGCCCGCGCCGGAAGGTGAGAAGCGGCGCGGCTGGGGCCGCCGCAAGGACAAGGGCGAGCCGGAGGCGCCGGAGCAGCAGCCGTGGGGGGAACCGCAGTACGAGGCGGAACAGAACGGCAATTTCCGGCCGGAAATGCCCCCGCCCGACCTGCCGCCACTGCCGCAGCGTACCGGTGGCGAATTCCAGCTGCCCGCAAACCATCCCGGTGTGCCGCCGACCAACGGCCCCGCACCCACGGGTTTCCCACCGCCGGACGCCCTCGGCCTGCACCCGGACACGGCTCCGCCACCTCCCGGGAACCCGGGTTCCACGCCACTCGTTCCGCAGGGGTTCGCCGGATCCCCGACTGCAGGGCCACAAGGCTTCTCCGAGCCCGCAGCACCACAGGGCTTCTCGGGTTCCACGCCGCCCACTCAGCAGGGCTTCCCTGGACTTGCACCGCAGGAGTTCGCTGGATCCCCGACTTCTGGACCACCGGGGTTCCCCGAGCCGAGACCGGGCACCCCGCAAGGCTTCCCGGGTTCTACGCAGCCCGCACCGCAGGGGTTCTCCGGGTCACAATCCGGCGCCCCCCATGGGTTCCACGGGTCGACGCCGACTGCTCCACCCGGATTCCCCGGCCTGCCACCGGCTGCTCCGCAGGGTTTCGAATCCGCGCCGCCCGCACCACAGGGATCACCCGGGTCCGCGCCGTTCGCCCCGCAGGGGATTCCTGGGTTCATGCCACCCGGGCCGCAGGGGTTTGCCGGGTCCGCACCGCAAGGGTTCGCCGGGCCGGGTCCTGCCGAGCCGACCGAACGCCTCACTCATCGTCCCGACCTGCCGCCGTCGCCGTCCAACCTGCCGCCGTTGCCGGAGCCGCCGAGCCCGAACGACGCGGCGCGGCCGACCGGCGCGGGACCGCTGTCCCCGCAATGGCCCGAAACCGCTCCCCCGCGGCTGCTACCGCCGGGTGAATCCGCCCCGTCGCATGCCGCCGACCCGGCGCTCGGGTCCGAGCAGCAACCCGAATGGCAGGACTCGGGCAGGCCCGGCGCCGGTGGCCTCACCATCCCGCCCGCCCCGAGCCACAACCGGCCCGGCGGAACCGGCTCGAACCCGATCGATCCCGGCTCCGGTTTCCCGGCGCCCGGGCCGGAAGGCTTCCGGCACACCGGCGGTCATCCGTCGATCGCACCCGGGGTCGGCCCCGGGCCCTCGAATACGACCGGACCTCGGCAGCCCACGGTTCCGGCACCCGGTATCGCGCCGGTCGGCGGAAACCCCTCCACCACAGGGATTTCCGGCACCGGGCCGCGTCCGGAGCTTCCCGCGCCGCCCGATTCCGCGCATTCCGGCGGCGTCGGACGGCCCGGATCCGGTGCGGCACCGTTCCCGGGGCACGGCACTGCGGCGCCGACCGCTGGACCCGGTTCCGTCCGGCCGGAACTTCCCGCCCCGCCGCCGCGTGCCGGAGACGTACCGGGCGGCGATCCGGCCATCGGCGAAGCTCCTTCCGCACCAACCGCTTTCGAGTCCGGCCCCGGCTACAGCGGCGTCCAGCCGTCCCCCGGCGCGAACCGATCTCCGGAATTCGCGCCCGAGGGGACCGTGGGGCCCGGTGGCCAGGGCCCGACCGGAATACCGCAGCCCTCCGGTGAAAATCCTTTCACACCAACCGCTTCCGACACTGCCGCTCGCCCACCGGCGGGTACTCAGCAGAACATCGGCGAAAATGCCGCCGGGACAGCCCCTTCCGGGGGCATCGCGGAATCCGGCGGTCGCCCGCCGACCGGCGGTCAGCCGGTTATCGGCGAGAACCCCTCCGCGGCAGCCACTTTCGGTATCCGTTCAGGATCGGGTCGAGCGAAATTCCCCGCAGGCTCCGCGCCGGGAGAGAACGGTTTCCCCGCAGGCTCCGCACCCGGAGAGAACGGTTTCCCCGCGGGTTCCGCGCCGGGAGGGAACAACTTCCCCGCGGGCTCCACGTCGGGGGCGAACACCGACGCGTTCGCAGGCGGGACTGCGCCGACCGAAGGTGGCCGGGAGGGCACGGGCACCGCGTCACCGGAGACCCACCGGGCACCGACCGGCGACGTGCCTCCCGGCGACCCGTCCGCGGCAACCCCTTTCGGTGACGTCCGAGCACCCGATGCCTTCGCCGCTCCACCGGGAGGCGGGCGACCGGCCAACGAAACCCTCTCCGCCGCAGCGACTTTCGGTTTCGCACCGGGATCCGCCGCCAACGTCACCAGCCCACCGGCGTCGAACGGCCCGCGACCGGGCTCCGGCGACCCGGCACCCACGGGCGAAAACCCTGCGGCGCAGGGCCGTCCGGGCGTACCCGGGTTCGATTACGGCGCTCCGCCGCCCGGTCCCAGCGTACCCGCCCGGCTGTCCCCCGACGGGGCACCGGTCGGCGGCAACCGGCCC
This DNA window, taken from Nocardia sp. BMG111209, encodes the following:
- the rpmJ gene encoding 50S ribosomal protein L36, which encodes MKVQPSVKKICEKCKVIRRHGRVMVICDNLRHKQRQG
- the infA gene encoding translation initiation factor IF-1 produces the protein MAKKDGAIEVEGRVIEPLPNAMFRIELENGHKVLAHISGKMRQHYIRILPEDRVVVELSPYDLSRGRIVYRYK